In a single window of the Candidatus Stygibacter australis genome:
- a CDS encoding sulfite exporter TauE/SafE family protein, producing the protein MIYIILGIIGLIAGVMSGIFGIGGGVVIVPFLVTFAGLGIKAANGTSLAALLLPVGLLAVITYKKENLIDIKAGLLIAVGLASGVALGALLALDLPVGVLKRLYGAFLIFVSYRFLVLPYLRRKRSMTELITGEEISGKFWQFLLLGLAAGVMSGLFGIGGGVVIVPLLCTLFHFEQRKAAGTSLAALLLPVGLPGVLLYNQAGELSFISAAPVAIGLLLGALGGAKLAIGLNPVIVKRL; encoded by the coding sequence ATGATATATATAATATTAGGAATAATCGGTTTAATAGCCGGTGTGATGAGCGGGATATTTGGCATTGGTGGAGGAGTGGTGATCGTACCATTTCTGGTAACCTTTGCCGGGTTGGGAATAAAAGCAGCAAATGGTACTTCCCTGGCAGCATTATTACTCCCAGTGGGATTACTTGCTGTGATCACTTATAAGAAAGAGAATCTGATAGATATTAAGGCAGGATTGCTGATCGCGGTGGGATTGGCAAGCGGTGTGGCATTAGGAGCACTTCTGGCTCTTGATCTACCAGTGGGGGTCCTCAAAAGACTTTATGGTGCTTTTCTCATTTTTGTGAGTTACAGATTCCTGGTGTTGCCATATCTGCGAAGAAAACGCAGTATGACAGAATTGATCACTGGAGAGGAAATATCTGGCAAATTCTGGCAGTTTTTGCTGCTGGGTCTGGCTGCCGGTGTAATGAGCGGATTATTTGGCATAGGTGGTGGAGTGGTGATAGTGCCACTGTTGTGTACATTATTTCATTTTGAGCAGCGAAAAGCTGCTGGAACTTCTCTGGCAGCGCTTTTATTACCAGTAGGCTTGCCAGGAGTATTATTATATAATCAGGCAGGAGAATTATCATTTATCTCTGCTGCCCCTGTGGCAATTGGCTTGCTGTTGGGTGCGTTGGGTGGAGCTAAACTGGCAATAGGGTTGAATCCGGTAATTGTGAAAAGACTTT